From the Tachyglossus aculeatus isolate mTacAcu1 chromosome 21, mTacAcu1.pri, whole genome shotgun sequence genome, one window contains:
- the LOC119942525 gene encoding apelin receptor-like produces MEAWAADPQALPVDDYYDYYNGSGAGGPGLCPGEEEGEADWELSFSLLPVLYMLVFVLGLSGNGVVIFTVWRAPGVDGAAGGAAGAGGGGGKRRSADTYIGNLALADLAFVVTLPLWAAYTALRFHWPFGSLLCKLSSYLVLLNMFASAFCLSCLSFERYLAVARSLSRARLLRSRRAATLLSLAALWLLAGLLALPALLLRDTQTRPPLNATVCDMDYSRVASPEQERYWLGALSLGTTALGFVLPLLLMTVFYCCLGGTVTRHFQHLKKEEQKRRRLLRIIAALVAVFALCWLPFHLLKGLYVLGWLGLLDLPCAAQGLIVRLHPYATCLAYVNSCLNPFLYAFLDLRFRARCLRLLGLRRPRPRGPSGSLSSTASAQTQKSELPSLATKV; encoded by the coding sequence ATGGAGGCCTGGGCGGCGGACCCCCAGGCCCTGCCCGTCGAcgactactacgactactacaaCGGCAGCGGGGCGGGCGGCCCGGGCCTGTGCCCTggcgaggaggagggcgaggcggACTGGGAACTGTCCTTCTCCCTGCTGCCCGTCCTCTACATGCTGGTGTTCGTGCTGGGCCTGTCCGGCAACGGCGTGGTCATCTTCACCGTGTGGCGGGCCCCGGGCGTCGACGGGGCGGCCGGCGGGgcagccggggccgggggcggcgggggcaagCGGCGCTCGGCCGACACCTACATCGGCAACCTGGCCCTGGCCGACCTGGCCTTCGTGGTGACCCTGCCCCTGTGGGCCGCCTACACGGCGCTGCGCTTCCACTGGCCCTTCGGGTCGCTCCTGTGCAAGCTGAGCAGCTACTTGGTGCTGCTCAACATGTTCGCCAGCGccttctgcctcagttgcctcagcttcgAGCGCTACCTGGCCGTGGCGCGCTCGCTCAGCCGGGCCCGGCTCCTGCGCTCCCGCCGGGCGGCCACCCTGCTGTCCCTGGCGGCGCTCTGGCTGCTGGCCGGCCTGTTGGCGCTGCCCGCCCTGCTGCTGCGCGACACGCAGACGCGCCCGCCGCTCAACGCCACCGTGTGCGACATGGACTACAGCCGCGTGGCCAGCCCCGAGCAGGAGCGCTACTGGCTGGGCGCCCTCAGCCTGGGCACCACGGCGCTGGGCTTCGTCCTGCCGCTGCTGCTCATGACCGTGTTCTACTGCTGCCTCGGGGGCACCGTGACCCGCCACTTCCAGCACCtgaagaaggaggagcagaagcgGCGCCGGCTGCTGCGGATCATCGCGGCCCTCGTGGCCGTCTTCGCGCTCTGCTGGCTGCCCTTCCACCTGCTCAAGGGCCTCTACGTGCTGGGCTGGCTGGGCCTGCTGGACCTGCCGTGCGCCGCCCAGGGCCTCATCGTGCGGCTCCACCCGTACGCCACGTGCCTGGCCTATGTCAACAGCTGCCTCAACCCCTTCCTCTACGCCTTCCTGGACCTGCGCTTCCGAGCCCGCTGCCTCCGCCTGTTGGgcctccgccgcccccgcccgCGAGGCCCCTCGGGCTCGCTGTCCTCCACCGCCAGCGCCCAGACGCAGAAGTCCGAGCTGCCCTCGCTGGCCACCAAGGTGTGA